A region of Zootoca vivipara chromosome 15, rZooViv1.1, whole genome shotgun sequence DNA encodes the following proteins:
- the MRPS17 gene encoding small ribosomal subunit protein uS17m, translated as MSALRGAVHAKWIIGKVIGTKMRKTAKVRVTRLVLDPYLLKFYNKRKTYFAHDPQQQCIEGDIVLLKALPERRSKHVKHELAEIVYKVGKVIDPVTGKPCAGSRLLESVTDSENLTDRDTSYLSEKLQELTVSSSDK; from the exons ATGTCTGCATTGCGTGGTGCTGTCCACGCAAAATGGATCATAGGGAAAGTCATTGGGACCAAGATGCGTAAAACAGCCAAAGTGAGAGTGACGCGGCTGGTGCTGGATCCTTACTTGCTAAAG TTCTATAACAAGCGGAAAACATACTTTGCTCATGACCCCCAGCAGCAGTGCATTGAGGGAGACATCGTTCTCTTGAAAGCTTTGCCTGAACGGAGGAGCAAGCACGTGAAACATGAACTGGCTGAGATTGTGTACAAGGTTGGGAAAGTCATTGATCCAGTGACGGGGAAGCCTTGTGCAGGCAGTAGGCTATTGGAAAGTGTAACGGACTCAGAAAACCTGACTGATAGAGATACCAGTTACCTTAGTGAAAAGCTCCAAGAACTAACTGTTTCTTCTTCAgataaatga
- the NIPSNAP2 gene encoding protein NipSnap homolog 2 translates to MAAGALLLLRRGSGGRLRLSAFPTQGGRSRLFFLRGLVSSNSRSAEDSWLKSLFVRKVDPRKDAHSNLLAKRETSSLYKIQFHNVKPECLESYNKLCQEVLPKIHEGKEYPCTLVGTWNTWYGEQDQAVHLWRYEGGYPALTEVMSKLRHDKGFVEFRKERGNMLLSRKNQLLLEFSFWNEPVPRTGPNIYELRSYQLRPGTMIEWGNYWARAIGFRQDDKEAVGGFFSQIGQLYMVHHLWAYKDLQTREDIRNSAWHKPGWDELVYYTVPLIQEMESRIMIPLQISPLQ, encoded by the exons ATGGCGGCtggggcgctgctgctgctgcggcgggGGAGCGGCGGCCGCCTCCGCCTCAGCGCCTTCCCAACCCAAGGGGGCCGTTCCCGCCTTTTTTTCCTCAG GGGCCTTGTGTCATCAAACAGCCGATCCGCAGAAGACAGCTGGTTAAAATCGCTTTTTGTCCGCAAAGTTGATCCCAGGAAAGATGCTCACTCCAACCTCCTAGCCAAACGGGAGACCAGCAGTCTTTATAAAATACAGT TTCACAATGTCAAACCAGAATGCCTAGAATCCTACAACAAGCTTTG tcaagAGGTGCTGCCAAAGATCCACGAAGGGAAGGAATATCCATGTACACTGGTGGGGACGTGGAACACGTGGTACGGAGAGCAAGATCAGGCTG TTCATCTGTGGCGGTATGAGGGAGGTTATCCAGCTCTTACAGAGGTCATGAGTAAGCTTCGACATGATAAG gggTTTGTGGAGTTTCGCAAAGAGAGGGGAAACATGCTTCTCTCCCGCAAGAACCAGCTGCTGTTGGAGTTCAGTTTTTGGAATGAGCCTGTTCCGAGGACAGGGCCCAATATCTATGAACTGAGGTCTTATCAACTCCGT CCTGGAACAATGATTGAATGGGGCAACTACTG GGCTCGTGCTATTGGTTTCCGGCAGGATGACAAAGAAGCTGTTGGTGGCTTTTTCTCGCAGATTGGGCAGCTGTACATGGTTCATCACCTTTGGG CGTACAAAGATCTCCAGACAAGAGAAGACATCAGGAACTCCGCATGGCACAAGCCTGGTTGGGATGAGCTGGTATACTATACAG TGCCCCTTATTCAGGAAATGGAATCCAGAATTATGATACCATTGCAGATTTCTCCCCTTCAGTAA